The Styela clava chromosome 2, kaStyClav1.hap1.2, whole genome shotgun sequence genome contains a region encoding:
- the LOC144431805 gene encoding carnitine O-palmitoyltransferase 1, liver isoform-like has protein sequence MFPFRQFGKGLIKIFRMSPDAFIQLSLQLAHFRDKGHFSLTYEASMTRLFRDGRSETVRSCLTESCAFVRDMEDLEQTISSLFY, from the exons ATGTTCCCGTTTCGTCAATTCGGAAAAGGATTGATCAAAATTTTCCGAATGTCTCCTGATGCTTTTATCCAATTGTCTCTTCAACTTGCACATTTCAGG GACAAAGGTCATTTCAGTTTGACTTACGAAGCCTCGATGACGAGATTGTTCCGAGACGGGAGGAGCGAGACTGTTCGTTCATGCTTGACTGAATCCTGCGCTTTCGTTCGGGACATGGAAGATCTAGAACAAACTATAAGTTCATTATTTTACTAA